Proteins co-encoded in one Medicago truncatula cultivar Jemalong A17 chromosome 8, MtrunA17r5.0-ANR, whole genome shotgun sequence genomic window:
- the LOC25502684 gene encoding receptor-like protein kinase THESEUS 1, with protein MMMLEVAKCTSFVLILLLNVTCRESFASFHPIDNYLVACGSSHNVTFQGRTFVPDTEFEHSNFQIKAEKSLVVSSKLNNTLSPLYNSARIFFEKASYTFKIQQHGRHWIRLHFHPLPDSNHNMTFALITVIIDGYVLLDNFTFVNYSNSHLMKEYTVSVTSYELIVTFIPHRNSLVFVNAIEVVTMPDVLFPYNLNPSTPFTESILETVYRLNVGGASINAQNDTLSRSWESDETYFRSTITALNISTSVSAIKHPDFLEITAPPMVYATAKAMGSASRGYRLNWVFRVRPNLLYFVRVHFCDMISNTTNYMVVDLFMNGNRTTEIRVSGDFAEPYYKDVLFNATEETLTVSVGPSTMSTIENATLNGIEIMKFINRVDSVLTKSSERIQTNKKLKLVIVIGCGVFVLAFLGLSFRYLKSCRSKKNSVNAYEFLRHFTLHEIQQATKNFDAVLLIGAGGFGKVYKGKLENGKIVAIKVANPESRQGLGEFHNEIELLSGLRHSNLVSLIGCCNEDSELVLVYNYMANGSLSSHLYGRDFVPLSWKQRLGIGIGAAKGLLYLHTGAKQSIIHRDVKTTNILLDENLVPKVADFGISKKGPLLDKSHVTTHVKGSFGYLDPEYFRTKFLTKKSDVYSFGVVLLEVICGKPALDDALPTQQMNLAFWALSCHKKGTFHEMMDPYLTGKVNMESVNKVLELAWKCLEERRVNRPSMGYILCQLEEALHLELASDVLNNNKNGDSSTYASVGNGFVDDTEDVV; from the coding sequence ATGATGATGCTAGAAGTTGCCAAGTGTACATCGtttgttcttattcttttaCTAAACGTCACATGTCGGGAATCATTCGCCTCGTTCCATCCCATTGATAATTATTTGGTCGCTTGTGGTTCTTCCCACAATGTCACGTTTCAGGGTCGAACTTTCGTACCTGACACTGAATTTGAACATTCCAACTTTCAAATAAAAGCAGAAAAATCTTTGGTTGTTTCATCTAAACTGAACAATACCCTTTCACCACTTTATAACTCAGCTCGAATCTTCTTTGAAAAGGCATCCtatacattcaaaattcaacaacatgggAGACACTGGATCCGTCTCCATTTTCACCCTTTACCCGATTCCAACCACAACATGACCTTTGCCTTAATAACGGTAATCATTGATGGTTATGTGCTTCTTGATAACTTCACTTTTGTAAACTATAGTAACTCTCACTTGATGAAGGAGTATACAGTCAGTGTTACATCTTATGAATTGATTGTCACATTCATCCCTCACCGTAATTCACTTGTTTTTGTTAATGCCATTGAAGTTGTAACTATGCCAGATGTGCTATTTCCTTACAATCTAAATCCATCTACCCCTTTCACAGAATCCATCCTTGAAACTGTGTATCGATTGAATGTGGGAGGCGCAAGTATCAATGCTCAAAATGATACACTTAGTAGGAGTTGGGAGAGTGATGAAACTTACTTTCGCTCCACCATTACTGCGTTGAATATTTCAACAAGCGTTTCTGCTATAAAGCATCCTGATTTCTTAGAAATTACAGCACCACCAATGGTTTATGCTACTGCTAAAGCCATGGGAAGTGCCTCAAGAGGTTACCGCTTAAATTGGGTATTCCGTGTAAGGCCAAACTTACTTTATTTTGTTCGCGTTCATTTCTGTGACATGATTAGCAACACTACCAACTATATGGTCGTGGATCTATTTATGAATGGTAACAGAACCACAGAGATAAGGGTTTCTGGTGACTTTGCTGAACCATATTACAAGGACGTTTTGTTCAATGCCACAGAGGAGACTCTCACAGTAAGTGTTGGTCCTTCAACAATGTCTACTATAGAAAATGCAACCTTGAATGGGATAGAGATAATGAAGTTCATTAACAGAGTTGACAGTGTTCTAACAAAATCTTCAGAAAGAATTCAAAcaaacaagaaattaaaattagtCATTGTAATTGGATGTGGTGTATTTGTTTTAGCATTTCTTGGACTATCATTTCGTTATCTAAAATCCTGCAGGTCCAAGAAAAATTCAGTAAATGCTTACGAATTTCTGAGGCATTTTACTTTGCATGAGATCCAACAAGCAACAAAGAATTTTGATGCTGTGCTACTTATTGGAGCAGGAGGATTTGGAAAGGTGTATAAAGGAAAACTAGAAAATGGGAAAATAGTAGCCATCAAAGTAGCAAATCCTGAATCTAGACAAGGTCTCGGTGAATTCCATAACGAGATTGAGTTGTTGTCTGGTCTTCGTCATTCAAATCTTGTCTCTCTCATTGGTTGTTGTAATGAAGACTCAGAACTGGTTCTAGTGTACAATTACATGGCAAATGGATCTCTCAGTAGTCATCTATATGGGAGAGACTTTGTTCCACTGTCTTGGAAGCAACGTCTTGGGATAGGCATCGGGGCTGCGAAAGGACTTCTTTATCTTCACACTGGAGCTAAACAAAGCATAATTCACCGTGATGTGAAGACAACAAACATTCTCTTGGATGAAAACCTTGTGCCAAAAGTTGCTGATTTTGGCATATCAAAAAAGGGTCCTCTTCTTGATAAGAGCCACGTTACAACCCATGTAAAGGGTAGCTTCGGCTATCTTGATCCAGAATATTTTAGGACTAAATTTCTTACTAAGAAATCAGATGTTTACTCGTTCGGGGTGGTGTTGCTTGAAGTTATATGTGGGAAGCCTGCTCTAGATGATGCCCTTCCAACGCAGCAGATGAATTTGGCATTTTGGGCATTAAGCTGCCATAAAAAGGGCACTTTTCATGAAATGATGGACCCTTATTTGACTGGCAAAGTGAATATGGAGTCTGTAAACAAGGTTTTAGAGCTGGCTTGGAAGTGCTTGGAGGAGCGTCGAGTGAACAGACCATCAATGGGGTACATATTATGTCAACTAGAAGAGGCTCTCCATCTTGAGTTGGCATCAGATGTTTTGAATAACAATAAAAATGGGGATTCTTCTACTTATGCAAGTGTAGGAAATGGATTTGTAGATGACACAGAAGATGTTGTATGA